Within the Longimicrobiaceae bacterium genome, the region GAAGTGCCGAGCGCCGCGTGGACTGTAGTCCGCGCGGCGCTTGCCGCATCTGCCATGAACCGCAGGTCGCGGACTCGGGATGAGAAAACGAGGACGTCGCATCTCACTCGTAAGCCTCTATCTCGGCACTCGCGAGAGGCGTATAATCTTCGCGCTCGCAAGCCGTACATCCACCGGCGGATGAGGTCGGTGGATGAATATCGACGCAGTGAACCCATCCCCCGAATCCGCCGAACCCGTCACGGCCGTGCCGTGCGCCTGGAGAACCTCCCATGTCCGAGAACACGGCTGCCACCGAAGCGCAGACCCCGTACGCCGAGCTGAAGACCCTGCTGCGGGAATCGGCCACGCTCCATTCCGTGGGCGCGCTGATCGGGTGGGACCAGGAGGTGATGATGCCGGAGAAGGCGGCGGCCTTTCGCGGCGAGCAGATGTCGCTGCTCTCGTCGCTCATCCACGAGCGCCGCACCTCGCCGCGCATGGGCGACCTGATCGCCGCCTGCGAGGCAGACGCCGGGCTGATGGCCGACGAGGGCGCCGCCGCCAACCTGCGCAACCTGCGCCGCGACTACGACCGCTCCACCAAGGTGCCCATGGCGCTCGTCCGCGAGTTCGCCGAGGTGACTACGCTGGGCATGCACGCCTGGCGCGACGCCCGCGAGCGAAGCGACTTCGCCGCCTTCGCGCCCTATCTGGAGAAGGTGGTGCGCCTGAACCGCGAGCGCGCCGAGTGCTACGGCATCCCCGAAGGCGGCGAGGCGTACGACGCGCTGCTCCAGGACTACGAGCCGGGGATGAGCACCGCCGGGCTGCGAAGCACCTTCGGGGCGTTGCGAGCGGAGCTGACGCCGCTCATCCGCGAGATCGCCGCGTCCGGCCGCCAGCCCGACACGTCCTGGCAGCACACGCCGCTGGCCGTGGAGAAGCAGGTCGCCTTCAACCGCGGCGTGCTGGAGCGCATGGGCTTCGACTTCGGCGCCGGCCGGCTGGACGTGTCCACGCACCCGTTCTGCGAGGGCGTGGGCCCGGGCGACGTGCGCCTCACCACCCGCTACCGCGAGGACGAGTTCGCCGGCGCCCTCAACGCCAGCATGCACGAGACGGGGCACGGGCTGTACGAGCAGGGCCTGCCCAAGGCGGAGATGCTGGGCCAGCCGCTCGCCGAGGCCGCCAGCATGGGCATCCACGAGAGCCAGTCGCGCTTCTGGGAGAACCTGATCGGGCGCAGCCGCCCCTTTTGGGAATGGGCGCTGCCCAAGA harbors:
- a CDS encoding carboxypeptidase M32, whose protein sequence is MSENTAATEAQTPYAELKTLLRESATLHSVGALIGWDQEVMMPEKAAAFRGEQMSLLSSLIHERRTSPRMGDLIAACEADAGLMADEGAAANLRNLRRDYDRSTKVPMALVREFAEVTTLGMHAWRDARERSDFAAFAPYLEKVVRLNRERAECYGIPEGGEAYDALLQDYEPGMSTAGLRSTFGALRAELTPLIREIAASGRQPDTSWQHTPLAVEKQVAFNRGVLERMGFDFGAGRLDVSTHPFCEGVGPGDVRLTTRYREDEFAGALNASMHETGHGLYEQGLPKAEMLGQPLAEAASMGIHESQSRFWENLIGRSRPFWEWALPKMKAGFSEPALERLDVDTVYRGMNVVQPNLIRIESDEATYNLHIMLRFDLERALLTGDLAVADLPATWNDRVKSDLGLDVPDDRRGCLQDIHWSMGAIGYFPTYTLGNLYAAQFWSTIRTALPELDDQVRRGEFGELLAWLRTNIHRHGRRYTAPELCQRVSGAPLSHEPLVRYLEAKLRPIYGI